Proteins encoded in a region of the Marinococcus sp. PL1-022 genome:
- a CDS encoding 3-oxoacid CoA-transferase subunit B has product MSSQRENIIQRAVQEVEDGTIVNLGIGMPTMIANYIPAEKNIFLHSENGLLGIGPYPEEEDVDADLINAGKETVTVKQGGSFFDNAESFAMIRGGHIDLAILGGMEVSGQGDLANWMIPGKMVKGMGGAMDIVQGAQKVVIIMTHTNKEGESKIRTECALPLTGERVVDRLITDMAVFDFTPSGMVLREVLNGADVKTVEQYTEAPFTIDEALTDREGKQ; this is encoded by the coding sequence ATGAGCAGTCAAAGAGAAAACATTATCCAGCGGGCGGTCCAGGAAGTCGAAGACGGCACGATTGTGAATCTGGGCATTGGCATGCCGACAATGATTGCCAACTACATTCCGGCAGAGAAAAATATCTTTCTGCATTCCGAAAACGGTCTGCTCGGCATCGGTCCGTATCCGGAGGAGGAAGACGTGGATGCAGATCTGATTAATGCCGGTAAAGAGACAGTAACCGTGAAGCAGGGAGGTTCATTCTTTGATAACGCGGAATCCTTTGCCATGATTCGCGGTGGTCATATTGATCTTGCGATTCTCGGTGGCATGGAGGTGTCCGGGCAGGGAGATCTTGCGAACTGGATGATTCCCGGAAAAATGGTTAAAGGCATGGGCGGTGCGATGGATATCGTGCAGGGAGCGCAAAAAGTAGTTATCATCATGACTCACACGAATAAAGAAGGAGAATCGAAAATCCGTACCGAATGCGCTCTGCCACTGACCGGCGAAAGGGTAGTGGACCGGTTGATTACAGATATGGCCGTTTTTGATTTCACGCCGTCTGGCATGGTACTAAGAGAAGTACTGAACGGAGCAGATGTAAAAACCGTGGAGCAGTATACAGAGGCTCCTTTTACAATTGATGAAGCACTGACAGACCGGGAGGGGAAACAATGA
- a CDS encoding sigma-54 interaction domain-containing protein has protein sequence MKHLEGMEHICSILFGSLHHCVVIVDEQGIITYMNERYYEFLGTSAARTLGRHVTEVIENTRMHLVVASGEAEKANMQYIRGSYMIADRVPLYNNGHIIGALGLVMFRDRKEWAEMNQHIKTLMLELESYQKQVEELNGTSYSLHDALSVSPEMEEVKRNVRKVASSDVSVLLRGETGTGKELFAQGLHKLSERSMKPFVKVNCAAIPGDLLESELFGYEEGAFTGAKKGGKPGKFQLADQGTIFLDEIGDMPLNTQVKILRVLQEDEIEPLGARGPRQVDVRVVAATNQPLEQLMGTQQFREDLYYRINVISFTIPALRNRPEDIPLLSRFMLQKATKRLGKRITAFDQQVLDHFLGYSWPGNVRELENTIEAAVHLTEGETIQLSDLPERMTDKRVTGGERETKPLKQVLAEAEKQAVKQALKEAEGDKRTACELLGIGKSNLYNKIMKYGLE, from the coding sequence ATGAAACATTTAGAGGGCATGGAGCATATTTGCAGCATATTGTTCGGCAGCCTGCATCATTGTGTGGTTATTGTCGATGAACAGGGGATCATCACGTATATGAATGAACGCTATTATGAATTTCTCGGCACCAGCGCTGCCAGAACGCTCGGGCGTCATGTGACAGAGGTGATAGAAAACACACGCATGCATCTTGTAGTGGCTTCAGGAGAAGCAGAAAAAGCGAACATGCAGTACATCAGAGGCAGTTATATGATTGCCGACCGCGTACCTTTGTACAATAATGGGCATATAATTGGGGCGCTTGGACTGGTTATGTTTCGGGACAGAAAAGAATGGGCGGAAATGAACCAGCACATTAAAACACTAATGCTGGAGCTTGAATCGTATCAAAAGCAGGTGGAGGAGCTGAACGGAACGTCTTATTCCCTGCACGATGCGCTCAGCGTGTCCCCGGAAATGGAAGAGGTAAAACGAAACGTGCGTAAAGTGGCTTCAAGTGACGTATCCGTACTTCTGCGCGGAGAAACGGGAACCGGGAAGGAATTATTTGCCCAGGGTCTGCATAAGCTGAGCGAGAGAAGCATGAAGCCTTTCGTAAAAGTGAACTGCGCTGCGATACCTGGTGATTTGCTGGAGTCTGAGCTGTTTGGCTACGAGGAAGGAGCATTTACCGGGGCGAAAAAGGGAGGAAAGCCGGGGAAATTCCAGCTGGCTGACCAGGGAACCATTTTTCTGGATGAGATAGGCGATATGCCGCTGAACACCCAGGTGAAAATTCTGCGTGTACTCCAGGAGGACGAGATTGAGCCGCTCGGAGCCCGCGGTCCGAGACAGGTGGACGTCCGGGTAGTGGCGGCCACGAATCAGCCACTCGAGCAGTTGATGGGTACGCAGCAGTTCCGGGAGGATCTGTACTACCGGATTAACGTTATTTCCTTTACGATTCCTGCGCTGCGGAATCGCCCGGAGGATATCCCGCTGCTCAGCAGGTTCATGCTTCAAAAAGCTACGAAAAGACTGGGCAAACGAATTACGGCGTTCGATCAGCAGGTGCTTGACCACTTTTTGGGTTACTCCTGGCCGGGGAATGTACGGGAACTCGAAAATACAATTGAGGCCGCCGTGCATCTTACCGAAGGAGAAACAATTCAGCTGAGTGATCTTCCTGAACGCATGACGGATAAGAGAGTGACAGGCGGCGAACGGGAAACGAAGCCGTTAAAGCAGGTGTTGGCCGAAGCAGAGAAGCAAGCGGTGAAGCAGGCCCTAAAGGAAGCGGAGGGAGATAAGCGGACAGCCTGTGAGCTGCTCGGAATAGGAAAATCCAATCTTTATAATAAAATCATGAAATACGGACTGGAATAA
- a CDS encoding Gfo/Idh/MocA family oxidoreductase codes for MKTIRWGILGTADIARRKMLPALQHTENAEAYAIASGSDKAEELAEAFHIPKVYQSYDALLEDPDIDAVYIPLPNHLHKEWSIKAARKQKHVLCEKPAALTQAEAEEIKNACAEHGVQFMEAFMYRFHPQHQLVQKMLAGNAIGDVVTMRSSFTFPLKHTEGNIRLHSQTDGGGSLYDVGCYCIHAIRQIMGEPEHAGAFYSFHENERSDWAAAGVLTFSDGRLAHFDSGMNAALRNEYEVVGTKGVLKAHQAFVPTEHPCRVSIEMESGESYSETIADNYYITGMQSLSLGLLEGRSWPSDGLAENAVVLEQLINS; via the coding sequence ATGAAAACTATTCGATGGGGAATTTTAGGCACGGCCGATATTGCCAGAAGAAAGATGCTGCCTGCACTGCAGCATACGGAAAATGCCGAGGCGTATGCGATCGCAAGCGGCAGCGACAAAGCAGAGGAACTAGCCGAAGCCTTTCATATTCCAAAGGTGTACCAAAGCTACGATGCTCTGCTTGAAGACCCGGACATCGATGCGGTCTACATTCCTCTTCCCAACCACCTCCACAAGGAATGGAGCATCAAGGCTGCCCGCAAGCAGAAGCATGTGTTATGCGAAAAGCCGGCAGCCCTGACTCAGGCGGAGGCAGAGGAAATAAAAAACGCCTGCGCAGAACACGGCGTTCAATTTATGGAAGCATTCATGTACCGGTTCCACCCCCAGCACCAGCTTGTACAAAAAATGCTTGCAGGAAATGCGATCGGAGACGTGGTGACGATGCGCTCATCGTTTACTTTCCCGCTGAAGCATACCGAAGGCAACATCCGGCTTCATTCGCAGACTGACGGTGGTGGAAGCCTGTATGATGTCGGATGCTACTGCATTCATGCCATTCGTCAGATTATGGGAGAACCGGAGCATGCGGGCGCTTTTTATTCATTTCACGAAAACGAACGCAGTGACTGGGCTGCGGCAGGTGTCCTTACTTTTTCCGACGGCCGGCTCGCCCACTTTGATTCGGGCATGAACGCTGCTCTTCGCAACGAATACGAGGTGGTAGGCACGAAAGGCGTATTGAAAGCCCACCAGGCGTTTGTACCGACAGAACATCCGTGCAGAGTTTCTATCGAAATGGAAAGCGGGGAATCCTACAGCGAAACCATCGCAGATAACTATTACATTACCGGCATGCAGTCGCTTTCCCTCGGTTTGCTGGAGGGAAGAAGCTGGCCTTCTGATGGACTCGCGGAAAATGCTGTCGTGCTTGAGCAGCTTATAAATTCATAA
- a CDS encoding haloacid dehalogenase type II, with the protein MSSNSIFAFDVYGTLFNIQSVDAICEEHFPGQGESIGQLWRQKQIQYSFLRQAMGKYVPFSSVTKDALRFSLAAHHADWTEETEQKLMKAYNHLTLFEESLHVLKKLKEQSATLIVFSNGSRDMLEPLLEQAGLNDYLDHVISVDDIKQFKPSPASYQLVLDTARVPRHEITFLSSNGWDISGAKAFGFTTAWINRSEQPTEELQLPPDYHYTTLTPLIES; encoded by the coding sequence ATGTCCTCCAATTCTATTTTTGCCTTTGATGTTTATGGAACACTGTTTAATATTCAGTCGGTCGACGCTATTTGTGAAGAGCATTTTCCCGGTCAGGGAGAAAGCATTGGCCAGCTTTGGAGACAAAAGCAGATCCAGTACTCCTTTCTCCGCCAGGCGATGGGGAAATACGTTCCCTTTTCCTCTGTTACAAAAGACGCGCTGCGGTTCTCTTTAGCTGCCCATCACGCCGACTGGACAGAGGAAACCGAACAAAAGCTGATGAAGGCATACAATCATTTAACGCTATTTGAAGAAAGCCTGCACGTTTTGAAGAAGTTAAAAGAGCAGTCCGCCACCCTGATCGTTTTTAGTAACGGGTCAAGAGACATGCTCGAGCCACTGCTGGAACAGGCCGGGCTGAACGACTATCTCGACCACGTCATCAGTGTCGATGACATTAAACAGTTTAAACCCTCTCCGGCATCGTATCAGCTCGTATTAGATACCGCCCGCGTACCGCGTCATGAAATCACCTTTCTATCGAGCAATGGGTGGGACATCAGCGGTGCTAAAGCGTTTGGATTCACTACAGCCTGGATCAATCGCAGTGAGCAGCCAACCGAAGAGCTGCAACTGCCTCCTGATTATCACTACACCACGCTCACTCCATTGATTGAAAGCTGA
- a CDS encoding LysR family transcriptional regulator — MDIKQLRFFLEVCKELSFSRASEKLHISQPALSKTIHQLEEEIGLRLLDRSTRHLFVTKEGEIIRQHARKVLRSAEDLWQEAEEIKLHKKGSFTFGLPPVIGSSFFPEIIAGFRRSYPEAGIHIVEEGAKIMEQSLLEGNIDVGVAILPVDDEQFEVRQIIDRKILAVTSVNHPLAGRKSIQMRDLKHESFLMFQQGFSLYDRVFESCIQAGFEPDILYESSQWDFLFESAVAGLGFALLPETVVHKADTRNVSVLAVDDDLLHWRLALIWRRQSYQTQAAQAWIAFVEEAFKQ; from the coding sequence ATGGATATTAAACAGCTTCGTTTTTTCCTCGAGGTATGCAAAGAACTAAGCTTTTCCCGGGCCAGCGAGAAGCTTCACATTTCCCAGCCCGCTTTAAGCAAAACGATTCATCAGCTTGAGGAAGAAATCGGCCTCCGTCTGCTCGACCGCTCCACCCGTCATCTTTTTGTAACGAAGGAAGGGGAAATCATCCGCCAGCATGCCCGGAAGGTGCTCCGCAGCGCAGAGGATTTGTGGCAGGAAGCAGAAGAAATCAAGCTTCATAAAAAAGGCAGCTTTACATTCGGGCTGCCTCCCGTCATTGGCTCCAGCTTTTTCCCCGAAATTATTGCCGGCTTCCGCAGGTCCTACCCTGAAGCCGGCATACACATTGTTGAAGAAGGCGCGAAAATTATGGAGCAGTCCCTGCTTGAAGGAAATATCGATGTAGGTGTAGCCATTCTTCCCGTCGATGACGAACAGTTTGAGGTTCGCCAGATTATCGACCGGAAAATCCTTGCCGTCACCTCGGTGAACCATCCGCTTGCCGGCCGCAAAAGTATACAAATGCGGGATTTAAAGCATGAATCCTTTTTAATGTTTCAGCAGGGGTTTTCCCTGTACGACCGGGTCTTCGAGTCATGCATCCAGGCCGGCTTTGAGCCTGATATTCTTTATGAAAGCTCCCAGTGGGATTTTTTGTTTGAGAGTGCCGTAGCGGGCCTTGGTTTCGCCCTCCTCCCCGAAACAGTCGTTCATAAAGCAGATACAAGAAATGTTTCTGTGCTCGCAGTGGACGATGATTTACTGCACTGGAGGCTAGCGCTCATCTGGCGCAGGCAAAGCTATCAGACCCAGGCCGCCCAGGCGTGGATCGCGTTTGTAGAAGAGGCTTTTAAACAGTAA
- a CDS encoding GntP family permease, with product MLGILLGLITLMVLAYLGWSIIWVAPVAAGIVALTGGLNLLDAYTGTYMSGFVDFAQSWFPVFMLGAIFGKLMEDTGMARSVAGALTKLIGTNRAILGVLVASAVLTYGGVSLFVVIFAVYPLALSLFREADISRRLLPPTVALGAFTFTMTALPGTPQIQNLIPIEYFRTSATAAPLMGIIAALVMAVGGYLYLRWRERQMTAKGEQFTEPKDKSMMEKEEQVPPFMLSILPLITVLLTLNLFGWDIVVALLTGIVLIMLLNLTKFKKFVPAVNGGASGSVLAIINTSAAVGFGSVVREVPGFDQLTSLLMGVRGNPLISEAIAVNILAGSTGSASGGMGIALEALGEEYYQIAMNTGIDPEAFHRIASLSSGGLDALPHNGAVLTLLTITGMSHKDSYKDIFVVAVLIPIISVIIVILLNTIGIL from the coding sequence ATGCTTGGAATATTGTTAGGCTTAATAACATTAATGGTTCTCGCTTATTTAGGCTGGTCCATCATCTGGGTGGCACCGGTGGCAGCAGGCATTGTAGCGCTGACCGGAGGACTCAATCTGCTTGATGCATATACAGGTACCTACATGAGCGGCTTCGTTGATTTCGCACAAAGCTGGTTTCCGGTATTTATGCTCGGCGCCATCTTCGGAAAGCTGATGGAGGACACCGGGATGGCACGCTCTGTTGCTGGGGCACTGACAAAGCTGATTGGCACGAATCGTGCGATTTTGGGTGTCCTGGTGGCTTCTGCAGTGCTTACTTACGGCGGTGTCAGTCTGTTTGTTGTTATTTTCGCTGTCTATCCACTTGCTCTTTCTTTATTCAGAGAAGCAGATATCAGCCGCCGGCTGCTTCCGCCGACAGTGGCATTAGGGGCGTTTACGTTTACAATGACGGCGCTGCCGGGGACGCCGCAGATTCAAAATCTGATCCCTATCGAGTATTTTCGTACAAGCGCCACAGCCGCACCGTTAATGGGCATCATTGCGGCCCTGGTGATGGCAGTGGGGGGCTACCTTTATTTGCGGTGGCGTGAAAGGCAGATGACAGCAAAGGGAGAGCAATTTACTGAACCGAAGGACAAGAGCATGATGGAAAAAGAAGAACAGGTCCCGCCATTTATGCTCTCGATTCTGCCGTTGATTACAGTGCTTTTAACGCTGAATCTTTTCGGATGGGATATTGTGGTGGCGCTTTTGACAGGCATCGTACTTATAATGCTTCTTAACCTGACTAAATTTAAAAAGTTCGTACCTGCCGTTAATGGAGGAGCGAGCGGTTCCGTACTAGCCATCATTAATACGAGCGCTGCTGTAGGATTTGGGAGCGTAGTAAGGGAGGTGCCGGGGTTTGACCAGCTGACTTCATTATTAATGGGAGTCCGCGGCAATCCGTTAATTTCCGAAGCTATAGCCGTTAACATCCTGGCAGGGTCGACAGGGTCAGCTTCCGGTGGTATGGGAATTGCGCTCGAAGCACTTGGTGAAGAATACTACCAGATAGCAATGAATACAGGAATTGACCCCGAGGCATTTCACCGTATTGCTTCGCTTTCTTCAGGGGGGCTCGATGCTCTTCCACACAACGGGGCGGTACTTACCTTGCTGACGATTACAGGCATGAGCCATAAAGACAGCTATAAGGATATTTTCGTTGTCGCTGTATTGATTCCAATTATCTCCGTGATTATCGTTATTCTGCTGAACACGATCGGGATTCTGTAA
- a CDS encoding prenyltransferase, producing the protein MKHTISFWLEAARASFLSVMLMPVLLGTLGAFAWNGVLEPLWFVITLIGAFSAHLFSNMVNDLWDYRNGVDTKAQDTANDVSTNSGMLTGGRVSEETFAFVTWAFLALALLCGVILSIAKGWPLLMLAAAGGLLAYFYVAPPFKFGYRGKGYGEVAILLSFGVLPVMGSYYVQTGYFDVRAFFLSLPIGILTTMVLYNHHFLHWRADRDSGKNTLVVVLGERKGLLLSKAFTLIAMLTIPLGILVGALPWYALIAIVSAWPLVKAYNALEDANPSESYGPLMGASIKSTVLCGFFLAAALLLQGIF; encoded by the coding sequence ATGAAACATACAATTTCTTTCTGGCTGGAGGCCGCACGGGCAAGCTTTTTGTCTGTCATGCTTATGCCTGTCCTGTTAGGGACACTTGGGGCTTTTGCATGGAACGGAGTCCTTGAGCCACTCTGGTTTGTTATTACATTGATCGGTGCATTCAGCGCCCACCTGTTTTCCAACATGGTGAATGATTTGTGGGATTACCGCAACGGTGTTGATACAAAGGCACAGGATACAGCAAACGACGTTTCCACCAATTCCGGCATGCTGACAGGAGGCCGGGTGTCTGAAGAAACATTCGCGTTTGTTACGTGGGCGTTTTTGGCCCTGGCTCTTTTATGCGGTGTCATTTTGAGCATTGCCAAAGGGTGGCCGCTTTTAATGCTTGCGGCTGCCGGCGGGCTGCTTGCTTATTTTTATGTGGCCCCACCCTTTAAGTTCGGTTACCGGGGTAAAGGATACGGGGAAGTCGCTATTCTGCTTTCATTCGGAGTGCTTCCTGTCATGGGCAGCTACTACGTGCAGACTGGATATTTTGACGTTCGGGCATTTTTTCTTTCTCTTCCGATCGGCATATTAACTACGATGGTGCTTTATAATCATCATTTTCTTCACTGGAGGGCCGATCGTGATTCCGGAAAAAATACGCTCGTCGTCGTTCTCGGGGAAAGGAAGGGGCTGCTTCTTTCAAAAGCCTTCACCCTGATTGCCATGCTTACGATCCCCTTAGGTATTCTCGTCGGGGCACTTCCGTGGTACGCGCTGATTGCCATTGTTTCTGCCTGGCCGCTCGTAAAGGCCTATAATGCCCTTGAAGATGCCAACCCTTCTGAATCCTACGGACCGCTCATGGGGGCGTCGATTAAAAGCACCGTCCTGTGTGGTTTTTTCCTGGCAGCAGCTCTTCTGCTGCAGGGAATATTTTAG
- a CDS encoding flavodoxin family protein: protein MSRLYALVLNASLKGSQEPSHTEALSDEVLGILKSKGVETKTIRLADYYIPYGISGNMGNGDEWPKIFEEVQKADIVIIGTPLWLGEKSSLATLTIERLYGSSGETNASGQAIYYNKVGGVVVTGNEDGAKHASASILYGLSHIGFTIPPNVDAYWVGEAGPGPSYMDGHGKENAFTKKHVEMLAYNTWHLASFFKAHPIPPEGNTMKA, encoded by the coding sequence ATGAGCCGTCTTTATGCCCTGGTGCTAAACGCTTCCCTGAAGGGTTCCCAGGAGCCGTCCCACACTGAAGCTCTTTCGGATGAAGTGCTAGGTATTTTAAAAAGCAAAGGTGTGGAAACAAAAACCATTCGCCTTGCTGATTATTATATTCCGTATGGCATCAGCGGCAATATGGGAAATGGAGACGAGTGGCCGAAAATCTTTGAAGAAGTGCAAAAGGCAGACATTGTTATTATCGGAACACCTCTATGGCTGGGTGAAAAAAGCAGTCTGGCCACACTTACCATTGAACGTCTTTATGGCAGCAGCGGTGAAACCAACGCTTCCGGCCAGGCCATTTACTACAACAAAGTTGGCGGCGTTGTCGTTACAGGAAATGAAGACGGTGCAAAGCACGCCTCGGCTTCAATTTTATACGGGCTCTCCCACATTGGCTTCACTATTCCTCCAAACGTGGATGCTTACTGGGTGGGTGAAGCCGGCCCGGGTCCCTCCTATATGGATGGCCACGGAAAAGAGAACGCTTTTACAAAAAAACACGTGGAGATGCTTGCCTACAACACATGGCATCTGGCTTCGTTTTTCAAGGCCCACCCTATCCCACCGGAAGGAAATACGATGAAGGCATAA
- a CDS encoding 3-hydroxybutyrate dehydrogenase, giving the protein MVQGRVVFITGAASGIGLAIGKAFARQQAKVVLTDIDKDKVQKAAAEIADEGLSCIGLACNVTNEDAVDEAFAETLRVFGRLDILINNAGMQYVAKLEDFPTETFEKMTRIMLTAPFSMIKKAVPIMKEQKHGRIINMSSINGVIGFAGKAGYNSAKHGLIGLTKVAALEGAEHGITVNALCPGYVDTPLVRNQLEDLAADRGVTLEKVLEEVIYPLVPQKRLLDPQEVADYALFLAGDQAKSVTGQSVLIDGGYTAQ; this is encoded by the coding sequence ATGGTTCAAGGAAGAGTTGTATTCATCACAGGGGCAGCCAGCGGTATAGGGCTTGCCATTGGAAAAGCCTTTGCCCGTCAGCAGGCAAAGGTGGTACTGACAGATATTGATAAAGACAAAGTGCAGAAGGCCGCTGCTGAAATTGCTGATGAGGGCCTATCCTGCATCGGCCTGGCCTGCAACGTTACCAACGAAGATGCGGTGGACGAGGCTTTTGCAGAAACACTGCGAGTGTTCGGCCGGCTGGATATTCTCATTAATAACGCCGGGATGCAGTACGTGGCAAAGCTCGAAGATTTTCCTACAGAAACCTTTGAAAAAATGACCAGAATTATGCTGACAGCGCCTTTCTCCATGATCAAAAAAGCAGTTCCGATCATGAAGGAACAAAAGCACGGCCGCATCATTAACATGTCTTCGATCAATGGGGTGATCGGCTTTGCCGGAAAAGCGGGATACAACAGTGCCAAGCACGGATTAATCGGTCTCACAAAAGTAGCGGCTTTAGAGGGGGCAGAGCATGGAATCACGGTAAATGCTCTCTGTCCGGGATACGTGGATACACCGCTCGTCCGTAATCAGCTGGAGGATCTGGCGGCAGACCGGGGTGTTACTTTGGAAAAAGTACTGGAGGAGGTTATCTATCCGCTCGTACCGCAGAAACGCCTGCTCGATCCCCAGGAAGTAGCAGACTATGCTTTATTTTTAGCCGGGGACCAGGCGAAAAGCGTAACCGGGCAGAGCGTATTAATTGATGGAGGCTATACGGCGCAGTAG
- a CDS encoding acetyl-CoA C-acetyltransferase, translating into MKMEEVLLGGAVRTPVGGFMGSLKDVPAVDLGALVIEEALERAGVPKEEVDEVIMGNVLQAGLGQNPARVASLKAGLSENVPAMTINKVCGSGLKAVHLAAQAVLTGDAEIVVAGGMENMSQAPYLQMNARSGFGMGDQKLVDSMLHDGLMCAVENYHMGVTAENINHEYGFTREEQDTFAAASQQKATAARDNGVFKEEIVAVRVPQRKGDALEVSQDEHIRSGTTVEKLKKLKPAFQKDGSVTAGNASGINDGAAAVIVMSGKKAKELGITGMARIAGNASAAVDPSVMGLGPVPAIRKALDKASVSMEDIDLIEANEAFAAQSLAVQRDLNIDSEKLNVNGGAIALGHPIGASGTRIFVTLLHQMKRQQADVGLAALCIGGGQGVATVVERI; encoded by the coding sequence ATGAAGATGGAAGAGGTTCTGCTAGGCGGAGCGGTACGGACGCCAGTCGGCGGCTTTATGGGCAGCTTAAAGGACGTACCGGCAGTGGATCTGGGGGCGCTTGTGATTGAAGAAGCGCTTGAACGTGCCGGTGTCCCGAAGGAAGAAGTGGATGAAGTTATTATGGGAAACGTGCTGCAGGCGGGGCTTGGGCAGAATCCTGCCCGTGTAGCCTCTTTAAAGGCCGGTCTTTCTGAAAACGTACCTGCGATGACCATAAATAAAGTATGCGGCTCCGGCTTGAAGGCTGTCCACCTGGCGGCTCAGGCCGTACTAACGGGCGATGCGGAGATCGTCGTTGCCGGCGGGATGGAAAACATGAGCCAGGCTCCTTATCTGCAGATGAACGCTCGCAGCGGCTTTGGCATGGGAGACCAGAAGCTGGTCGACAGCATGCTCCATGACGGACTGATGTGTGCGGTGGAAAACTATCATATGGGTGTGACAGCTGAAAACATTAACCATGAGTACGGCTTTACACGCGAAGAACAGGATACATTCGCCGCAGCCAGTCAGCAGAAGGCCACGGCAGCACGGGATAACGGGGTATTTAAAGAAGAAATCGTGGCTGTGCGCGTGCCTCAGCGAAAGGGAGATGCTCTTGAGGTATCGCAGGACGAACACATCCGAAGTGGCACTACGGTGGAAAAGCTCAAAAAATTAAAGCCGGCGTTTCAAAAGGATGGAAGCGTGACCGCAGGCAACGCCTCCGGCATCAATGACGGGGCTGCAGCGGTTATTGTCATGAGCGGGAAGAAAGCGAAGGAGCTGGGCATTACAGGTATGGCTCGTATTGCCGGCAACGCGAGTGCTGCCGTGGATCCGAGCGTGATGGGGCTGGGGCCGGTCCCGGCCATCCGAAAGGCTTTAGATAAAGCTTCTGTCTCGATGGAGGATATCGATCTGATTGAAGCAAACGAAGCGTTCGCCGCTCAGTCGCTTGCTGTACAGAGAGATTTGAATATTGATTCAGAAAAGCTGAACGTAAACGGGGGGGCAATCGCGTTAGGGCATCCTATCGGAGCAAGCGGCACAAGAATTTTTGTGACCCTGCTTCATCAGATGAAGCGCCAGCAGGCAGATGTTGGACTGGCGGCGTTATGCATTGGAGGCGGCCAGGGCGTTGCCACCGTTGTAGAAAGAATTTAA
- a CDS encoding CoA transferase subunit A, protein MTKVQTSFEESVARIQDGDTLIVGGFGLCGIPEKAIQALAEKGTKNLTVVSNNCGVNDWGLGLLLENKQIDKMMASYVGENKIFEEQYLSGELEVELVPQGTLAERIRAGGAGIPGFYTPTGVGTPIAEGKEHKVIGGRQCILEEAIQGDAALVKAWKGDAYGNLIYRKTARNFNPLAAAAGKFTIAEVEELVDVGELDPDFIHTPSLYVQHLLVGTSYEKRIERKTVQQA, encoded by the coding sequence ATGACGAAGGTACAAACGTCTTTTGAAGAGAGCGTAGCCCGCATTCAGGACGGGGACACCCTGATCGTCGGGGGATTCGGCCTGTGCGGTATTCCGGAAAAAGCCATTCAGGCACTGGCTGAAAAGGGCACAAAAAATTTAACAGTAGTCAGTAATAATTGCGGCGTCAACGACTGGGGTCTTGGACTGCTGCTTGAAAATAAACAGATTGACAAAATGATGGCTTCCTACGTAGGGGAAAATAAGATTTTTGAAGAGCAGTACCTGAGCGGAGAGCTAGAAGTGGAGCTCGTTCCCCAGGGAACGCTTGCAGAGCGTATCCGGGCAGGCGGCGCCGGTATTCCCGGCTTTTACACGCCGACTGGTGTAGGAACCCCGATTGCTGAAGGAAAAGAGCATAAAGTGATCGGCGGCAGACAGTGCATTCTTGAAGAGGCCATTCAGGGGGATGCGGCTCTTGTGAAGGCATGGAAGGGCGATGCCTACGGGAATCTTATTTACCGGAAAACAGCCCGGAATTTTAATCCGCTGGCAGCAGCGGCAGGGAAATTTACGATCGCAGAGGTGGAAGAGCTGGTTGACGTCGGTGAACTCGACCCGGACTTTATCCATACACCGAGTTTGTACGTTCAGCATCTTCTTGTCGGCACCTCGTATGAAAAGCGCATCGAACGAAAAACGGTCCAGCAGGCATAA